From the genome of bacterium, one region includes:
- a CDS encoding glycosyltransferase family 39 protein, which translates to MNARLPLLLITLIAAALRLYHLGHLSLWYDEAATVILSKNLAQLPQSLTTSAPLPFVVAHYWDLLGQSEFWVRLWAALLGTAIVPLVWALGRRLFGSRAGLFAAALIA; encoded by the coding sequence TGCTCGCTTGCCGCTCCTGCTAATCACGCTCATCGCGGCTGCCCTCAGGCTATATCATCTCGGGCACCTCTCACTTTGGTACGACGAGGCGGCCACAGTTATTCTCTCCAAGAACCTAGCGCAGCTACCGCAGTCGCTTACGACCTCCGCCCCACTTCCTTTCGTTGTCGCTCACTACTGGGACCTTCTCGGCCAGTCGGAGTTCTGGGTCAGGCTGTGGGCTGCGCTTCTCGGGACCGCAATAGTGCCGCTGGTCTGGGCGCTCGGCAGACGCCTGTTCGGCAGCAGAGCAGGGCTATTCGCGGCAGCGCTCATCGCCG